The Setaria viridis chromosome 2, Setaria_viridis_v4.0, whole genome shotgun sequence DNA window ATattcataaatatataaatGAAAAAGCTAACTCAAGATATACATAAATATATAAAGATAATAGCATATGGATTTCTATTGTTTAGCAATCATGAAAAATGTCGATTTAATATGTAACTACATACATAGCCTTTCGATATGGGAAAATTTGATGTCGGAGACAGATGCTGGTTGAAATTCCTTTTTATGCCATTGTCCTAACTAATTCAGAGTTTAGGTTCTTGTTTGAAACCAAAAGGAGTTGAataacaagtacaactaaggtTTCAACTTAATATACGGAGGAAAggaaaaatcttttttttttttgcaaactgcGGTAAGTAAGATTTTTTTGGCAGGGAAATCCTAACCTAGCCATAGGGAACCTCCTGCATGCTACTCAGGTgttctaaccactaggctagaggatATTTTGTGCAGTAAGATTAAAACTGACAAGCCAAAATATGGATTCATGACAAATGGGATATAACAAAAGCTTTACATTTCTCGAGCTAATGTTCGAACTAAACACATGCCAAGCACACATGGAGGATGAACACAGTTTTGATTGGTTTGCTTGTGGAGGGATCAACAGTTCAGCACTAGCACTCACATTTTCAGCTAATTTTTATGCAACGTTCTCGTAGTAAGTGATACacggtgacttcatcaatctcaagATTTGTGAACCCAATCTCACAACTCAAGATTTCTAGGACTAATCTCATGGAGACACTTTAGGAGGTGAGTGTGGGTGCGTGCAAACCGGCTTTTATGTTTGAATTGTGTCATAGAACAAACGCACGTACATGTATGATGTAAAAGATAATGATACGAAAAGCTCCATAAATATATAATACTAGTTACTATATTTCATGTTTTGAGAAAATTCTAGGTCGAGCATGAACAGTTGGTATCACTATCCCAAAAACCTCCCGCTAACTCCACAAAGCGCTTCAGGACAACTACTGGATAGATCAAATCTCCCCACTTACAACAGGAGATGAGATCAGAGAATACACAAATCTTTGGAAGGAAATCCAAATACAACAAATCAATCCGGAAACAGAAGATGAAATCAAATGGCGTTGGACAGAGAGTGGAGAATACTCAACAAAGAGTGCATACCTTATACAGCTCCAAGGCCGGACAAAGAAAATCAACATCACTCCGATATGGAAGGCTAAAACAGAATCCAAATGCAGGATTTTTGCTTGGATACTACTACACAGGAAAATTTTAATGGCAGATAATTTGGCAAAGCGGAACTAGCCAAATGACCCGATTTGCAAGCTATGCGATACGGCTCCAGAGACGCCAACGCATCTATGTAAATACTGCATGTACACCACCATAGTATGAAGCTGCCTCGCTACATGGTTCGGTCTGCACCACTTGCCGACAGCGCATGAGACATCCTTGATTTAGAATTGGTGGAAGCAAAGTAGGAGGCACATTGGAAGGCAAAACAGACCCTACTTCGACGGATTGGTCGTTTATTTTTGGTGGAACATATGGAAAGAACGAAACACAAGAACATTCAATCAAGAGAGTAAATCAAGAGAGTAAGTCTTTTGAGGACGTGGCATTCCTAATTAAAGAGAAAGCCGGACAATATCAGTGGGCAACACATCCCAGCAACTAAGACCTACAACACGAAGCTTAGtgttccttttgttttccttttttctgtGTTGCCCCGGGGGAAGAGTTGTCTTTtacttttttcccttttattaGGCCGTTTATAGTTGTATTTTAACTTTTATTTCTCCActtctaataaaaatttggcaaaacACTTGCCGTTAAAAAAAATCGGCAAAACTCTTgccgtttaaaaaaaaaaagcctgcAACTCTGCTTCCCGTTCCCTGACTTCCCTCCGCTGACACCGCTGCTGCGTGCTGCAGACGTTTTGCATCCAGCGCCTGCGCCATCGGCCTCTTCCTTCCCCAACCGTCGGCCGCCTCCTGTTCCTCACCACCCGCAACGACCACAGTGGCTCAGTGCGGCATCAGCTTCCTCTCGCCATCGCCTTCATCCTCGGAGTCAGATTCTTCACCGCCGTGACCCTCTCTATCTCGCACCGCCTCGGCCCGCGCCACCTCTCTGTCCCTGGGGTACGTGCAGTACAGGAACGAGTAGATGGAACAGCACAGCGCCATGGGGACGGCGACGGAGGTGTATATCGCCCTGGCGAGGGACGTTGCGTTGTGCCGCTCCATCTCGACATCGACGGCCgcgcgctcgtcgacgccgccgccgcccgtcccggAGCGCGCGAGCTTGTAACCGTAGAGGCGCTCGGCGAGCATGCCAACCACCGGTGGCGCGAACGAGGCGAGCACGGCCTCGAACGTCCGGTCCAGCGCGAACACGGTCGTCATCGCTCGCGGCGGGACGATCTCCGCGAGTATGGGGCTGTTGGTGGCGGTGCCGTTCCAGGAGGCCATGATCCCGAGGATGAACAGCGCGGCGCCGTGCTTCGCCGTCGTGGACGGGTCGTTGGggagagcgaggaggaggacgccggcgagagGGATCGCGGAGCCGGAGCTGATCTGCGAGAGGACGATGCGGCCCGAGTTCCTGAACCGCCGGGCGAGGGCGTCCCCCATCTTACCGCCGAAGAGCGCGCCCACGGACGTTGCGACCTTGAACAGCGTCATCAGCGCCGCCGTCTCGCCGTGGGAGAATCCGACGAGCTCGAGCCACATCGGCGTGAACAGCAGCGCCGACCAGGGGAACGACCCGGTGAGGCCCTGCGCGATGATGACCTGGAACGACGGGACCCGCATCACGGCCTTGGCCTCCCTGGCGAAGTCCTGCAGCTCCTGCCGCACCGGCTTGACGCTTGCCGGGGTCACCGCGCGGCCTCTTGCGGCGGCGAACGCGCGGATGGACACGCCGACCACGCCACCCAAGACGCCGAGCAGGAGGAAGGCGAGACGCCAGCCGGGCAGCCCGAGGAACGAGGTCGGCGCCATGAGGAGGCCGAGGGAAGTGCCGGCCACGGTGCCGGCCTTCCCGGCCACCGCGAGCCACCCGAACGCCACGCCCCTACTGGCGCCGTCGACGGAGTCGGCGACGAAGGCGTAGATCGCAGGGATCTGCAGCGCCAACCCGACGCCGTTCaacgccgccgtcaccgccatCTGTATTGTTGCCACGACATCTGATGAGCTCTGCCGCAGGCGAGGCGAAGCGACACGGGAGCTGGCGCGCGGCCGCCATGGCCTACCTGTGGGAAGGTGGTGGAGAAGCCAATTAGGAAGGTCGCCGCCGCCCAGACGAAGGCGCCGAGCGCGATGACGGTGAGGCGGTCGTGGCGCGCCGCCAGGTAGGCCGCGAGCGGGTAGCAGGCGGTCTGCACGACGGAGCGGGACAGCGCGATGGAGCCGAGCGCCGTGGGCGAGGCCTGCAGCGCTGCGCCGATCTCGCGGTACACCGCCGGGAGCAGCGCCGCGTCGGCGCGCTCCATCGCCAGCGCCGCGAACGCCAGGAGCAGCGTCGCCCTCCGCGAGCGCCGCTGCCTCCTGCCCTGCTGCTCCGCCATGGCGctgctaccaccaccaccacttccaCCACCGTGCTTTGTAGTCAACGGTGATTGGTGAGCGGCGTGAGGCCGAAGAATCTTTCAAGAGCGGCAAAGGCTTTGCAGATGTGTGCAATTAACTTACTAATTTCTAACTAGCAAGTTGGAGCCTTGCAAGTGAGCTGCAGAGTCTAGTTTGAACAACTACCCATGCTGGACATACGAGTtccttgtttttattttcttctttttttaatccGGATCCTCGCTGTTCCAGATGTTTGGAAGTTTGGATAGGCACCCGCCCCCCCGGACGAGAATCCATGAGCCAGAGTTTTCGTTCGGTCCTTCCAAAGCCGAGTCGCATCTTGCCAAATGCAAGGAAGAGGCATGGATCTGGTACCTTGGCAGGGATAAAGTGTCTGCGTGAGATTATCGCAGCTAGCTAGTGAGCTAGTATATGAGTTGCACTGCGGCTCTGTTTTGAGCTCATTTTTTTATCTCTTTCTAAATATTTGATTTACATCGCTTCTTCTCCTATATTAATACAAGCCCGGCAGTTTACCTGCTGGTCTGTTAAAAGAAATATAATTCTAACAACAAAGCTCCTGTAGATCATGAAGTTAGTGGGATGTGTTGTATACTAGCAGTAGCAGCATCACAAAGATGTTCATTTTGGGTGAGTCAAATTGACCATGGTGTTACAATTTCCTAAAAATCGGTAGAAATATCCTCTTCAACATGAATGGGCCAAGAATATCAGATTCTTTTGCTCTGTCACAGCTCATGGTTTCCTAATAGTCTTGCAGTGCCAGCATCAGCCTGGGCAGATTCTTCAGAACCGTAAATGGCATCGACCTGATCAGGTTTCTCACCATCATCTGCCGATTCAAAGAGATCAAACCTGTCATCACCGCATCCGAAATGCGAACCCCCAAGTTCAATCTGATCCAATTCTGACTGAATCATAGACTGCATACGCGCACGATCCCTGTCTCGAGGGTAAGTGCGATACATGAACGTGTATATGGAGCTGCAAATCACCATCGGTATGGAAATGGCCGTGTACAGCGCCTTGGCCAGCGACGCGGCGTTCTCCCGGTCTTGTTCAGGGCTGCTCCCTTTGTCGTCCGGTTTGAAACCATAGAGGTGCTGAGATAACAAGCCGACGACAGGAGGCGCAAATGAAGCTAGAATAGACTCGAAAGTCCTGTCCAGAGCATAAATGCTCGTTCTTTGTTTCTCGGGCACAATCTCTGCGAAAATCGGGCTGTGCAAGAAGCAGAGAGTATTTAACATCAGATCGCTCTATGTTTATTGGACGAAAATGAAGTCAGCAATTGACACAATAGGAGGCAGATTTTTATGGACACTTGTTAGTACAATAGTACTATACACCAAAAGAGTTTaaatagggggtgtttgggaggagggggctaaattttagcccccgtcctatcgaatgtttggacaccaattaggagtattaaacctagactaattacaaaactaattatacaacccctaggctaaatcgcgagacgaatctattaagcctaattagtctatgatttgacaatgtggtgctacagtaaccctcctcccaaacatccgatgtgacagcgCTAAAGTTTATGGATACTTGTTAGTACAATAGTACTATACACCAAAAGAGTTTAAATAAGAGGATTCATGGTGAAATGTGTGACATACCAGTTTGTAGCAGCTCCATTCCAGGAGATGATGAGTCCCATGATGAACAAAACGAGTCCATGGGCTACACCACTGGATCTGGATGGATCATCCGGCAGTCCCAGCAGAAGAACAGCAGCTAGTGGAATAGCAGAGCCAGCACTTATCTGCGACAGGATGATCCTCCCAGCGTTCGGATACCGCTGAGCAAGGAAATCCCCCATCTTTCCACCAAGAAGGCCGCCAATGGAGGTGGCAACCGCGAAGATTGTTGTGAACATGGCGGTCTCCTCATGGCTGAACCCGATGAGCTCAAGCCACATGGACAAGAAGGACAGGGCTGACCACGGGAACGAGCCGCTGACACCCTGGGCAACGAAGACCTGGAATGTTGGGATCTGAATTATAGACTTGGCCTCGATGAGCAGCTCCCTTGCTTCATCCAATGCAGACTTTTTGCTGATTGGTGTGGCATGTAACCCGGCATTGTTTGCAGGGAAATGGGGATCCACGGCGAAGAGCCACACGAGAATGCCTACGACAACGCTGACAATTGCGACGAGATGGAAGGCAATGCGCCATCCGGCAATCCCCAGGAATGTGGTTTGTGCCAGCATCAAGGCAAAGAATCCCCCAAATATGGAGCCTATGCTGCTGGTCAGCTGCAGCCAGCCAAAAGCTGCTCCACGGTTGTCGTCGTCCGTGGAGTCGGCGACCAGCGACTGGACTGCAGGTATGACAAGAGCTAGACCAATGCCGTTCAAGCCTCTAGACACCGCTACCTGAGAAAGCAGCAGTTTAAGTAGTGTCAGCTTACAGGAAAGAAACATGCAAAATGTTAGAGCCTAAATCCTTCTATATGGTTAGAAAGTAACGATTATTGAGAAATTCCGATCCTGCTGTGTATCTGTTTGGACTTTTTGGAGTACCAAACTTAGCCACaagtagcaactagcaagcaATTACACACTAGCATTGCCCCATCTTCGTTTTCGGCATCAGTTGTCAGGAAATACTTCGTTTTCCCCTCATTATACGTCAAGTGGAAGAATTCAAAGAGATGACAGGTAGTGCTTCTAGGTTGTTGCCTAGTCAAGAATCAAGTGCGACCACCACATGTTTATCCAGAAATTCTACTGTATTGTAAAAAATATGCGCGGCTCAACTCAACAATACCGGCGCTAAGTCAAAGTTTCCACAGGAGTTCACTGACTTAAAGCAAGGTTCGCAGTGAACCATAGATTTCACTTTCTGGGTGATTTCTTGGAAAATCTCACCCTTCTTGAGAAAATTTACCACTATCTTTGTTACAAATTTACAGAGTTCCCCCTACCTACCGGTACCAGACTGAGATCGATGAACTAACAACAGCAAAATGTTCTGCTGGAGGACAATGGCACCGAAGACACACCTAATAAAAAGACAGACCTGTTCTTCCTAAACGCAGTGGCATTTGCAATATGTCCTAGCATCAAATCGAGCAATCAGAGAAGGGGCCTATCAACCAACGGTCAGGGCAAGGCTCACCTGGAGGAAGGTGtcggagacggcgacgaggaacgTGGCGGCCGCCCAGAGGAAGGCCCCCAGCGCGATGACGTGGGCGCGGTTGTGGCGCGACGCCGCGTAGGCCGCCACCGGGTAGCAGGCGGCCTGGACGATGGAGCGGTAGAGCGTGAGGGCGCCGAGCCCCGTGGGCGTGGCGTGCAGCGCGGCGCCCACCTCCCGGTACACCGCCGGCAGCAGCGCCTCGTCGGCGCGCTCCATGATGGACGCCAGGTTCACCAGCACCAGCgtccgccgcccctgccgccacgccgccggccccatCCTTCCGAGGCCTCCGCGCTCTCACCTCTGCTCTTCGGGCCGGGTGCTCAGCCTCAGCTCCGGCTTGGGGTCGCGCTCGTGACGGCCGCCATTGGGGGTCCAAGCAAGCGAGCAGACACCGGCGATCTGGGGTCTTCTCTTCGGGGGAATTATATTATTGGTCGTCTTTAGCTGGAGCAGAGTTCTAAGAGGAAGTCGTGTATTGTCAATGACATGTGGGGCATCGTACCTGTGGGACACCTTGTCAGTGATGGAGTCAGGTAGGGTGGCAAGTTGACTTGGGCTTATAGCAGGCAAAAGGCAAAAGCGAGCTAGCCGAGGTAGTTGGGGAGCTTCCCATTGGTTGGTTCACTGGTTCCCCgcgggtcccacctgtcagttGAACAAATCGAGCTCAGGAGTTGGATGCTGGGGACGGTGTGGGTGATCATGCTGTCAGCTGTCTCCTGTTTGGCGTGTTGTGCGTTACACTGAAGAGGAGATTAGATTACGGGAAAAAATCTACATGACCCTCTCGCCTCTCGCCTGTTGCAAATAGACTACGTAACCTCTAACCTATAAAACCAGATATTCTACCCCTTATGTTTGCAAAACCGTTCAAATAACCCCCTCAAGTGGTATTGCATAGCGGTTTTGCTATGTTAGCGTGTTGAGTAAGAGGGTCCTGCTTGTAAGTCTGCCCGACCGAGCGGGGACGATGGCTTCTGCATGGCCAGCTCACACACCAACTGGTGAATGGCGGCCAGTGAGCATTGCacagggaaggggagggagcaGCCTAGGGCTTCTATTTGCAGGCTCTTGTCAGTGCCCATCGAGCCGCGGCAGAGGTGCGGAGTCAATGGAGAGGAGGACGGCGTGGCTGCTTGGCGCGAGGTTGTTGACGCGAGCACCCAGGGCATGGAGCGGGATGGGCGATGGACGAGACTGCTTGGCTTGGGGATGAGCAGGCGAGGCAGGTGGATAGTAGCGCACTGCATAGGGGTCAAGAAGCAAACAACGGTAGGGCAACAAGTCAATAACTAGCCAATACCATGGTTGGTGAAGAAACAAAGGTCAGGTTCAATTTGTAACATGGCGACCAGAGCAAGTGAGCTTTCTCTGCTCCGACCCATGCTCGTCGTAGCTGCTCCGCCCCTGTCGTTgccaagatttgcggatcaagacttagactagtaaattttttttatgcgcgtaaggcctcggatggtggcgtgggagacacgggttagactggttcgggcaaaggaagccctacgtccagtatcaagGATGCTCGTATATcccacgcggggttctatagtaggggttacagatcggcgagagagggactggtcccaagtctctttg harbors:
- the LOC117842184 gene encoding uncharacterized protein, with amino-acid sequence MGPAAWRQGRRTLVLVNLASIMERADEALLPAVYREVGAALHATPTGLGALTLYRSIVQAACYPVAAYAASRHNRAHVIALGAFLWAAATFLVAVSDTFLQVAVSRGLNGIGLALVIPAVQSLVADSTDDDNRGAAFGWLQLTSSIGSIFGGFFALMLAQTTFLGIAGWRIAFHLVAIVSVVVGILVWLFAVDPHFPANNAGLHATPISKKSALDEARELLIEAKSIIQIPTFQVFVAQGVSGSFPWSALSFLSMWLELIGFSHEETAMFTTIFAVATSIGGLLGGKMGDFLAQRYPNAGRIILSQISAGSAIPLAAVLLLGLPDDPSRSSGVAHGLVLFIMGLIISWNGAATNCPIFAEIVPEKQRTSIYALDRTFESILASFAPPVVGLLSQHLYGFKPDDKGSSPEQDRENAASLAKALYTAISIPMVICSSIYTFMYRTYPRDRDRARMQSMIQSELDQIELGGSHFGCGDDRFDLFESADDGEKPDQVDAIYGSEESAQADAGTARLLGNHEL
- the LOC117842185 gene encoding uncharacterized protein, with the protein product MAEQQGRRQRRSRRATLLLAFAALAMERADAALLPAVYREIGAALQASPTALGSIALSRSVVQTACYPLAAYLAARHDRLTVIALGAFVWAAATFLIGFSTTFPQMAVTAALNGVGLALQIPAIYAFVADSVDGASRGVAFGWLAVAGKAGTVAGTSLGLLMAPTSFLGLPGWRLAFLLLGVLGGVVGVSIRAFAAARGRAVTPASVKPVRQELQDFAREAKAVMRVPSFQVIIAQGLTGSFPWSALLFTPMWLELVGFSHGETAALMTLFKVATSVGALFGGKMGDALARRFRNSGRIVLSQISSGSAIPLAGVLLLALPNDPSTTAKHGAALFILGIMASWNGTATNSPILAEIVPPRAMTTVFALDRTFEAVLASFAPPVVGMLAERLYGYKLARSGTGGGGVDERAAVDVEMERHNATSLARAIYTSVAVPMALCCSIYSFLYCTYPRDREVARAEAVRDREGHGGEESDSEDEGDGERKLMPH